The proteins below come from a single Miscanthus floridulus cultivar M001 chromosome 1, ASM1932011v1, whole genome shotgun sequence genomic window:
- the LOC136542233 gene encoding probable nucleoredoxin 1-1, which translates to MAEAAPAAAGGGGIGDILATAERDFLTRNSGEQVKISSIEASPVAIYFSASWCPPCRRFTPKLIEVYKELASQGKSFEVVFASADQNEEGFNEYFAKMPWLAVPFSDTEGRAALDGRFKVSGIPHLVILDAKTGKVYTEDGVEFVSEYGVEAYPFTPDRINELKEQEKAEKDNQTIQSVLGTTTRDYLISNKGDKVPISELEGKYVGLCFVVDGYGPVVEFTNLLAKIYEKLKEVGEKFEVVAVSLDSEESAFNESFAKMPWLAIPQGDQKCKKLVRYFELRSLPTLVLIGPDGKTLNSNVADIIDDHGFEAWEGFPFSAEKLEILAEKAKAKAALQTLESLLISGDLDFVIGKGGAKVPVSELVGKTVLLYFSAKWCGPCCAFLPTLVKEYNKIKEKNSDFEIVFISSDRDQSSFDDFFSQMPWLAVPLEDERKASLKKTFKIRGIPSLVAIGPTGQTVSRDAKAQLMIHGADAFPFTEERLEELQKKLDEMAKGEEEEGKSTEEAPAGYVCEGGVCRKV; encoded by the exons ATGGCGGAGGCGGCGCCCGcagcagccggcggcggcggcatcgggGACATCCTCGCCACCGCCGAACGGGACTTCCTCACCCGCAACTCTGGCGAGCAG GTGAAGATCAGCAGCATCGAGGCGAGCCCTGTGGCCATCTACTTCTCGGCCTCATGGTGCCCGCCATGCAGGAGGTTCACGCCCAAGCTTATTGAAGTGTACAAAGAACTGGCCTCGCAGGGCAAGAGCTTCGAGGTCGTCTTTGCTTCGGCTGATCAGAATGAGGAAGGATTCAATGAATACTTTGCAAAGATGCCATGGTTGGCTGTCCCTTTTTCTGACACCGAAGGCCGTGCGGCCCTTGATGGCCGGTTCAAGGTCTCTGGTATCCCACACCTTGTCATCCTTGACGCAAAAACTGGTAAAGTTTACACTGAAGATGGTGTTGAATTTGTGAGTGAGTATGGCGTGGAGGCTTACCCTTTCACACCAGATAGGATCAATGAACTGAAGGAACAGGAAAAGGCAGAAAAGGATAATCAAACTATTCAAAGCGTGCTTGGCACAACTACTCGAGACTATCTCATTTCAAACAAGGGAGACAAG GTACCCATCTCTGAGCTTGAGGGGAAGTATGTTGGTCTGTGCTTTGTGGTGGATGGCTATGGACCAGTCGTTGAATTCACTAATTTGCTTGCTAAGATCTATGAGAAACTCAAAGAAGTGGGGGAGAAATTTGAAGTTGTAGCTGTATCCTTGGACAGTGAAGAGTCAGCATTTAATGAGAGTTTTGCAAAGATGCCTTGGCTTGCAATTCCTCAAGGTGACCAGAAGTGTAAGAAGCTGGTTCGCTACTTTGAGCTTAGGTCTCTTCCTACACTGGTTCTGATTGGCCCTGATGGGAAGACACTGAACAGCAATGTTGCGGACATAATTGATGACCATGGTTTTGAGGCATGGGAGGGCTTTCCCTTCAGTGCTGAGAAGCTGGAAATTCTTGCTGAGAAGGCAAAGGCTAAAGCTGCATTACAGACCTTGGAGTCCCTTCTAATCAGTGGTGATTTGGACTTTGTCATTGGAAAAGGTGGTGCAAAG GTTCCTGTATCAGAACTTGTTGGGAAGACCGTCCTTCTTTACTTCTCAGCAAAATGGTGTGGACCATGCTGTGCCTTCCTGCCCACACTTGTCAAGGAATACAACAAGATCAAAGAGAAGAACAGTGATTTTGAGATCGTCTTCATCTCCAGTGACAGGGATCAGAGCTCATTCGATGATTTTTTCTCTCAAATGCCATGGCTTGCTGTACCCTTGGAAGATGAAAGGAAGGCATCCCTGAAGAAGACCTTCAAGATCCGTGGGATCCCTTCACTTGTCGCCATCGGTCCTACTGGGCAGACAGTCAGCAGGGACGCAAAGGCCCAGCTGATGATCCACGGTGCTGATGCTTTCCCATTCACCGAGGAGAGGCTTGAGGAGCTGCAGAAGAAGCTGGATGAGATGGCAAAGGGCGAAGAGGAGGAAGGCAAGTCCACTGAGGAAGCCCCTGCTGGGTATGTGTGCGAGGGAGGCGTGTGCAGGAAGGTCTAG